The Streptomyces venezuelae genomic interval GACCACCCACCCACTGACCGAATTCGGCAGCCGGTTCCGGTCCTTGAGGGAACCTCGAGTCGGAATCCATTCTGGATTCAGCGAAGAGCCCTCGAAGCGAACGGAGACATCGCGCGATGGTCAGCGAAGTGATCGACCGAAACGACCGGTTCCGGGGAATCCTGGACCGGCTCGCCACGAAGTCGATCGACGACTACTACAACCCGTACCGGCTGTTCGAGTGGCCGGACCGACTGCCCGAGGACATGTGGTGGATGAGCCCCGAGCTTACCACCACGTACGGGACGGAATGGGCCGAGAAGCTCACTCCGCAGCAGCTCCACACGCTTTCCAAGCACGAGAGCATCAATTTCTACAGCCTCAATGTGCACGGTATCCGGGAACTGCTCATCGAGGTGGTCGCCCGGATTCACACCGCCGGTTTTGAAACGCCCTCGGAGTTCTTCCACCATTTCATCGGTGAGGAGAACGAGCACATGTGGTTCTTCGCCGAATTCTGCCTGCGCTACGGCAAGAAGATCTACAAGCAGCCGGCCGGCGGCGCCGAGGTGGCCGGCTCCTCGGCCAAGGTCCAGAGCCTGCTGGTGTTCACCCGCATCCTGATCTTCGAGGAGCTGGTCGACCACTTCAACTCGCTGATGGCCGAGGACGAGCGGCTGCACGAGACCATCCGCGGCATCAACCGGATCCACCACCAGGACGAGTCCCGGCACATCGCCTTCGGCCGCGAACTGGTCGGCCTGCTCCACCAGGACCTCAAGGAGACGGCCACCGAGCAGGAACTGGACGAGATCTCCGCCTACCTTCGCCGCTACCTGAAGCACAGCTTCGACTCGCTCTACCACCCGCAGGTCTACCGCGACGCCGGCCTGGAGAACCCGCACGAGCTGCGCCGGTCCCTCATGGAGTCCCCGGCTCGGGCCGAGGCCGAGCTGCGCACCTTCCGCAAGACCGCCAAGTACCTCGAGAAGACGGGACTCATCCGATGAACCGCCTGACCGGGAGCGACGGTGCGCCCGCACTCGCCATCCTCGGGCCGCCGGCCACCCGGCTCGTCAAGGAGCTGGACCGGGTCTTCACCGGCTGGGGCACCGAGGACGGCGCCCAGGAGATCAGCGCCCCGCCGCTCTTCCCGGTGACCGACCTGGAGAAGTTCGACGTCTACACCAACTTCCCCCAGCTCGCCTGGGTGGCGGGCTCTCTCGACCTGACCGGCGATCAGTTCAAGCCGGTGGACGGGCGGTTCGGGCCCGGCGCGGTGACCGAGGCGCGGTACGGGCTGCCGCACGCCACCTGCTACGGCGCCTACCTCTTCCACGAGGGGAACCAGGTCGCCGACGACACCCTGGTGACCCTGGTCAACCGCTGCTTCCGCAACGAGGACCACTACGGCGGGCTGCGCCGCCTCGCCAGTTTCCAGATGCGCGAGATCGTCGCCATCGGCAGCTTCGAGCACACCCAGCAGGTGCTGGCCCGCTTCACCGAGCGGATCCGGTCCTTCGCCGGCGCGCTCGGGATCGACCTGGGCAAGGTGCCGGCCGGCGACCCGTTCTTCAGGAACGACAACGGCCGCGCGCTGCTCCAGAAGCTGAGCCCGGTCAAGTACGAGTTCCAGTACGGCGACCTGGCCATCGCCTCCGTCAACACCCACCGCAACTTCTTCGGCGAGCGCTGCGGCATCCGGCTGGAGTCCGGCGAGCACGCCTACACCTCCTGCGTGGCCTTCGGGCTCGAACGCTGGATCGCCGTCCTGACCGAGCACTTCCGCGAGGACCTCGACGCCGCGCTGACCGCCGTACGCGCTGCCGCAGAAGCAGCCCCTGGTGGAGCCACTCCCGCAGCCGCCCCGTCGTGAGCCGGCCCCTGATCGGCGTCGACCTCGTGCCGCTCTCCCGGGTCGACGAACTCCTCGATCCCGGCATCGGGCCGCTGCTCAGGAAGTACCTCTCCGTCGAGGAACTGACCGTCTCCCGGACCCCGGACGGCGCACCCGACCAGGCCAGGATCGCCGGCCGGCTGGCCGCCAAGGAGGCCGTCTTCAAGCTCCTCGGCGCCGTCGGAAGGCCCGTCCCCTGGCAGGGCATCGAGGTCCTGCGCGGCCCCGGCGGGCGGCCCGGGATCCGGCTCTCCGGCAGGGCCGCCGAGCTGGCCCGCGACGCCCGGCTCGGCCCGATCGACGTCAGCATCAGCCACGACGCCGGCTTCGCGATCGCCGTCGCGGCCTCCTCCGTCTCCCCTGATCAACCTCCCTCCCCCTCCACCTCCCACGCTCAGAAGTCAGCGACTCCGAAGGGAATGCCATGAGTTCCGCAGGTATCGACAAGGTCCGGGACTGGATCCTCGGCCGTCACCCCGAGCGCACCGAGCTCGCCGCCGACGTCGACCTCATCGAGAGCCGTCTCGTCGACTCGCTCGCCTTCGTCGAGCTCGTCTACACGATCGAGGACGCCGCGGGCGTCGAGATCGACTTCGACAACATCGACATCGAGGACTTCCAGACCCTCGCGACCATCGAGAAGGCGTTCTTCGCCTGATCCCGAGGAGGGATCTTCACCATGGATGCTGTCTCGTACACCGCACAGTGGATGGCCGCGGCCCGCTCGCAGGAGTCCGAGCGGGAGGACGCGCTCTTCGTCGACCCGCTCGCCAAGGACCTCGCCGCGCCCAGGGGCTTCGAGCTGATCGAGCGCTACGCCGGCGGAGGCCTGCTGCCCTTCATCTCCATCCGGACCCGGTTCCTGGACGACGCCATCAAGGACGTCCTCGCCGAGGGCGGGATCCAGCAGGTCGTGCTGATCGCGGCGGGCATGGACACCCGGGCGTTCCGCCTCGACTGGCCGGAGGGCACCCGGGTCTTCGAGGTCGACCACGCCCTCCTGATCGCCGAGAAGCGCCGCCGCCTCGACGCCCTCGGGGCCGAGCCGCGCGTCGACCGGCGCGAGGTCTCCGCCGACCTCACCCAGGAGTGGATGCCCGACCTGGAGGCCGCCGGCTTCGACCGCACCCGCCCGACCCTGTGGGTCGCGGAGGCGCTGACCTTCTTCCTCACCGAGGAGCAGGCCGCCGGACTGCTCCAGCTGCTCGCCTCCGCCTCGGCGCCCGGCAGCCACCTGGCCTTCGACATCCTCGGCCGCGCCCTGCTGCGCAGCCCGTTCTCGAAGCGCTGGCTGGACACCCTCGCCGCCGACGGCACGCCGTGGATCTTCGGCACGGACGAGCCCGAGGAGTTCCTGACGGCGAACGGCTGGAAGACCACCGACCTGCGCGAGCCGGGCCAGCCCGGCGCCGGCGAGGGCCGCTGGCCGTACGAGGTCCAGCCGAGGGACCGCCGGGGCGCCAACCGGCTGTGGCTGATCCGCGCCGAGATAGCGACGGGCTGATGGGCCAGCCGACCACGGACCGCCGGATCACCCTGGAGCGGATCGAGTCGTACCTGCCGGAGCGCAGCGTACGGATCGAGGAGCTGGGCGAGCGGCTCGGTCTGCGCCGGGCGGAACTCGGGGTGTTCCGGAAGTTCTACGGCCTGGACACGCTCCGCTTCGACCCCGAGCTGCCGCTGCTCGACCTGCTGCGGCCCGCCGCGCGCGGCGCCCTGGCCGCCCTCCCCGCGGGCGGCCGGGTGGACTACCTGGCGTACGCCCACGTCACCCAGGCCGTGGCCCCGGCCGACGTGGACATCGCCCAGGAGGTCGGCAAGGACCTCGGGCTCACCGCCACCGGTACCGAGGCCTTCGGCCTCAGCCACCAGGCCTGTGTCAGCAGCCTGGGCGCCATCGAGGTCCTCGGCGAACTGCTGCGGGCCGAGAGCGCCGAGGGCGCGTACGCCCTGATGGTCACCGGCGAGCAGGCGTACTCGCCGATCGTCCAGCACGTCCCCAACACCTCGATCATGGCCGACGCCGCCGCCTCCTGCCTGATCACGCTGGGCGGCGAGGGCGATGTCGTCCGCTCCTTCGCCACCCGGACCCTGGGCGAGTACGCCCAGTGGCTGGAGCTGACCGCCGAGCAGAACACGCAGTTCGGGGAGCAGTACGGCAGCAGGATCGCCGAGGTCATCCACCAGGCCGTGGCGGAGGCGGGGCTGACGCTCGACGACGTCGACCTGGTGATCCCGCACAACGTCAACAAGCTGGCCTGGCGGCAGACCATCAAGGAGCTGGAGGTGGCGCCGGAGAAGGTCTTCCTGGACAACGTCCCGCGCTACAGCCACACCTTCGCCTCGGACGTCTTCGTCAACTACACGACCCTGCGGGACGCGGGCCGCCTCGTGGACGGCGCGCACTACCTGCTGGTCTCCGTCGGCCTGGGCGCCACCTTCGGCGCGATGGTGATCACCCACCGTGCGGGGGGCGAGGAGTGATGGAGCGTCAGGAAATTCTGCTCGTCATCGAGAAGGCGCTCAGCGAGGTCCTGGAGCGTCCGGTCGACGGGCTCACCGAGGAGACCGCGCTCTTCGACGAGCTGCAGCTCGAATCCATCGCCGTGCTGGGTCTCCTCATGACCGTCGAGGAGGCGACCGGCATCGCGGTCGACCCGGACGAGCTCGACATCGACCACCTGCGGACCATGCGGTCCTTCGCCGACTACGTCGAGGCCGCACTCCGCGAAGCAGAGGGGACGTCATGAGCGGGGACGCCAAGGGCGGGGCCGTGCCCGGACTCGCCCTCCGGGCCGCCGCGGCGGTGCGCTCGCCGGAGGGCCGGGCGCCGGAGGACCGCCCGGCCGCGCTCGACTACTTCCGCGACCTGCTCACTCCCTTCGGGGAGAAGCCGGACGAGGAGCTGCTGAGCCGTGGCGCGCACGTCCACCACCGGGACCTCGCGGACCTGCTCGTCGCCGACGAGGGCGTCGGCCGGAGCCGGCCCGAGCTGCTGGTCGTCACCCACGCCCTGCCGGACGTGGTGCCCTTCACCGCCGTCGCGCCGCACATGACCGACCGCCTCGGCGGCCGGGCGGCCAACTTCGCGATCGGCCAGCAGGGCCTGGCCGCGCCCTTCACCGCGCTGCGGATCGCCTCGGCGTACCACCGTTCGGGGCGGGCCGCGGAGGTGGTGATCGCGGTGCTCGAACAGACCACGCTGCCGACGCCCTTCCCGCTGGTCCAGCAGACCCCGCTGATCGACTCGGCGGCGGCGCTGGTCCTCGGGGCCGGGGCCGGGGCCGGGGGTGGAGAGGGAGCCGGTGACGGTGCCGGGGC includes:
- a CDS encoding holo-ACP synthase — its product is MSRPLIGVDLVPLSRVDELLDPGIGPLLRKYLSVEELTVSRTPDGAPDQARIAGRLAAKEAVFKLLGAVGRPVPWQGIEVLRGPGGRPGIRLSGRAAELARDARLGPIDVSISHDAGFAIAVAASSVSPDQPPSPSTSHAQKSATPKGMP
- a CDS encoding phosphopantetheine-binding protein, with product MSSAGIDKVRDWILGRHPERTELAADVDLIESRLVDSLAFVELVYTIEDAAGVEIDFDNIDIEDFQTLATIEKAFFA
- a CDS encoding class I SAM-dependent methyltransferase, with amino-acid sequence MDAVSYTAQWMAAARSQESEREDALFVDPLAKDLAAPRGFELIERYAGGGLLPFISIRTRFLDDAIKDVLAEGGIQQVVLIAAGMDTRAFRLDWPEGTRVFEVDHALLIAEKRRRLDALGAEPRVDRREVSADLTQEWMPDLEAAGFDRTRPTLWVAEALTFFLTEEQAAGLLQLLASASAPGSHLAFDILGRALLRSPFSKRWLDTLAADGTPWIFGTDEPEEFLTANGWKTTDLREPGQPGAGEGRWPYEVQPRDRRGANRLWLIRAEIATG
- a CDS encoding acyl carrier protein, yielding MERQEILLVIEKALSEVLERPVDGLTEETALFDELQLESIAVLGLLMTVEEATGIAVDPDELDIDHLRTMRSFADYVEAALREAEGTS
- a CDS encoding 3-oxoacyl-[acyl-carrier-protein] synthase III C-terminal domain-containing protein encodes the protein MGQPTTDRRITLERIESYLPERSVRIEELGERLGLRRAELGVFRKFYGLDTLRFDPELPLLDLLRPAARGALAALPAGGRVDYLAYAHVTQAVAPADVDIAQEVGKDLGLTATGTEAFGLSHQACVSSLGAIEVLGELLRAESAEGAYALMVTGEQAYSPIVQHVPNTSIMADAAASCLITLGGEGDVVRSFATRTLGEYAQWLELTAEQNTQFGEQYGSRIAEVIHQAVAEAGLTLDDVDLVIPHNVNKLAWRQTIKELEVAPEKVFLDNVPRYSHTFASDVFVNYTTLRDAGRLVDGAHYLLVSVGLGATFGAMVITHRAGGEE
- a CDS encoding diiron oxygenase, producing MVSEVIDRNDRFRGILDRLATKSIDDYYNPYRLFEWPDRLPEDMWWMSPELTTTYGTEWAEKLTPQQLHTLSKHESINFYSLNVHGIRELLIEVVARIHTAGFETPSEFFHHFIGEENEHMWFFAEFCLRYGKKIYKQPAGGAEVAGSSAKVQSLLVFTRILIFEELVDHFNSLMAEDERLHETIRGINRIHHQDESRHIAFGRELVGLLHQDLKETATEQELDEISAYLRRYLKHSFDSLYHPQVYRDAGLENPHELRRSLMESPARAEAELRTFRKTAKYLEKTGLIR